One region of Mycolicibacterium rhodesiae NBB3 genomic DNA includes:
- the rseA gene encoding anti-sigma E factor RseA, which translates to MVDPGHVFRRAFSWLPSQFASQSDAPIGPRQFSSTEHLSTEAIAAFVDNELRLTPHLRAANHLSLCQQCAAEVEAQRQARSALRESLPIAIPSSLLGQLSQIPLHSTDDANQARAMSESQLADGARDVRRKRR; encoded by the coding sequence ATGGTCGACCCGGGACATGTCTTCCGCCGCGCGTTCTCCTGGCTGCCCTCGCAGTTCGCCTCCCAGAGCGACGCACCCATCGGACCTCGGCAGTTCAGCTCCACTGAGCATCTGTCGACCGAGGCGATCGCGGCGTTTGTCGACAACGAGCTACGGCTGACCCCGCATCTGCGCGCGGCCAACCACCTGTCGTTGTGCCAGCAGTGCGCCGCGGAGGTCGAGGCCCAGCGTCAAGCGCGCAGTGCACTGCGGGAATCGCTCCCCATAGCCATACCGAGTTCGTTGCTGGGCCAGTTGTCGCAGATTCCGCTGCACAGTACCGACGACGCCAATCAGGCCAGGGCGATGTCGGAGTCGCAATTAGCTGACGGCGCACGGGATGTGCGCCGTAAGCGTCGGTAG
- a CDS encoding ABC transporter permease — protein MSTTAVAPRTERRSAATAGWTGTPSLLRLALRRDRVRLSVWGATLTLMMVYAPNAIRLAYPEEAQRQARVKLMKTPAAIIMGGPMFGGNETDLGAMMANELMLTMIVAMSILSILTVIRHTRAEEESGAAELVLSSVVGRYARTYAALILIGGVNAVLAVTMTLAMASTGFGVVNTAAMCLGITGAAMVFGAVAAVTAQLWRQARTATGAAMAVLALAAFVRGIGDVIDNSGSALSWLSPIAWAQQMRAFVDLRWWPFALLVITTVALVALAAALESRRQYDDGNLPSTGERPNAHAIASVLGLHLTLQRGQIIGWSVGLFLGGLAFGSMTKSLLDAAEDNELIQRVLVAQGTDSVYTTMTQFLAAAAGAYVVGAVLRLLGDEEKGLGEVVLAGAVSRWRWLVTAVAAAIVGSVVLMFFAGLGNGLGAGITLGEPATIARLTLAGLAYVPAMAVMAGIAAVGVAVRRGWIGWLAVTFVVVALYLGALLRLPKWLIDLSPVGQTPAPASYPVLALVVMVGVAAILTLLAGAVYRRRDAM, from the coding sequence ATGAGCACCACCGCCGTCGCGCCGCGAACCGAACGGCGCAGTGCCGCAACGGCCGGATGGACGGGCACACCGAGCCTGTTGCGGCTCGCGCTGCGCCGCGACCGCGTCCGCCTCTCGGTATGGGGCGCGACGCTGACTCTGATGATGGTCTACGCCCCGAACGCGATCAGGCTGGCCTACCCGGAGGAGGCCCAACGGCAGGCGCGGGTGAAACTCATGAAGACGCCCGCGGCGATCATCATGGGCGGCCCGATGTTCGGCGGCAACGAAACCGACCTCGGCGCGATGATGGCCAACGAGCTGATGCTCACGATGATCGTCGCCATGTCGATCCTGTCCATTCTGACCGTCATTCGGCACACCCGCGCCGAGGAAGAAAGCGGTGCAGCCGAATTGGTGCTGTCCTCGGTCGTCGGCCGCTACGCACGAACCTATGCGGCGCTGATCCTCATCGGCGGAGTCAACGCGGTGCTGGCCGTGACGATGACGCTGGCGATGGCGTCGACGGGCTTCGGCGTTGTGAACACCGCCGCGATGTGTCTCGGCATCACCGGGGCGGCGATGGTGTTCGGTGCGGTCGCCGCGGTGACGGCGCAACTGTGGCGCCAGGCGCGCACCGCGACCGGGGCTGCGATGGCCGTGCTGGCGCTGGCCGCCTTTGTCCGCGGGATCGGCGACGTCATAGACAATTCCGGCAGCGCGCTCAGCTGGCTCTCGCCGATCGCCTGGGCTCAACAGATGCGTGCATTTGTCGACCTGCGGTGGTGGCCGTTCGCGCTTCTCGTGATCACCACGGTGGCCTTGGTGGCGCTGGCGGCGGCCCTGGAGAGCCGACGTCAGTACGACGACGGCAATCTGCCATCGACAGGTGAACGTCCCAACGCGCATGCGATCGCGTCGGTACTTGGTCTGCACCTGACACTGCAACGCGGTCAGATTATCGGCTGGTCAGTCGGATTGTTCCTTGGCGGGCTGGCTTTCGGGTCGATGACGAAGTCGCTCCTGGATGCGGCCGAGGACAACGAGCTGATCCAGCGCGTGCTGGTGGCACAGGGCACCGACAGCGTGTACACGACGATGACTCAGTTCCTCGCCGCAGCGGCGGGTGCGTACGTCGTCGGCGCAGTGCTTCGGTTGCTCGGCGACGAGGAGAAGGGCCTCGGCGAGGTGGTGCTCGCGGGCGCGGTGTCACGGTGGCGTTGGCTGGTGACCGCGGTCGCCGCGGCGATCGTTGGATCCGTCGTGTTGATGTTCTTTGCAGGCCTGGGCAACGGACTCGGAGCAGGCATCACTCTCGGCGAGCCTGCGACCATTGCACGGTTGACCCTGGCGGGTCTGGCATACGTCCCGGCTATGGCCGTGATGGCCGGTATCGCCGCAGTCGGCGTCGCGGTGCGCCGCGGCTGGATCGGCTGGCTTGCAGTGACATTCGTCGTCGTCGCGCTGTACCTGGGCGCGTTACTGCGTCTGCCGAAATGGCTGATCGATCTGTCTCCCGTCGGCCAGACCCCCGCGCCGGCGAGTTATCCCGTACTCGCGCTGGTCGTGATGGTCGGTGTCGCCGCGATACTGACCCTGCTCGCCGGTGCGGTCTACCGGCGGCGCGATGCGATGTGA
- a CDS encoding HNH endonuclease: protein MFDSGVTVDPLAYEAVLVERIAELERSKSLAAAEQARVTADLDTARRAREAAEGMPAAKRGRGLGAEIALARHDAPNRGGRHLGFARALVHEMPHTLAALSSGALSEWRATLIVRESACLSLEDRRRLDVEMCADPAELAGKGDKRIEADAKAIAYRLDPQAAVDRAVRAQSERTVTVRPAPDTMTYVTALLPMVQGVSVYAALKRAADTNCDDRCRGQVMADTLVERVTGRPAEVAVPVAVNLVMTDETLLGGATTPAHIPGYGPVPAAIACRLAGDAIADEQSKATLRRLYRHPDSGALVAMESRSRLFPKGLAQFIAFRDDTCRTPYCDARIRHTDHATPHARGGPTAAANGLGECEACNYAKEAPGWRVHTFDDDGQRHKAEYLTPTGARHQSQAPPLLNDVVMFKPSAVEALLTNHLAGLAAA, encoded by the coding sequence ATGTTCGATTCAGGTGTGACTGTCGATCCGCTGGCGTATGAGGCGGTGCTGGTGGAACGGATCGCGGAGTTGGAGCGCAGCAAGTCGCTGGCGGCGGCCGAGCAGGCCAGAGTCACCGCGGATTTGGACACCGCGCGCCGCGCGCGGGAGGCGGCTGAGGGGATGCCCGCCGCCAAGCGCGGTCGGGGCCTTGGCGCCGAGATCGCGTTGGCCCGCCACGATGCGCCGAACCGAGGCGGTCGGCATCTGGGGTTCGCGCGGGCGCTGGTCCATGAGATGCCCCATACCTTGGCGGCGTTGTCCTCAGGTGCGCTCTCGGAATGGCGCGCGACGTTGATCGTGCGCGAGTCGGCGTGTCTGTCGCTGGAGGATCGGCGCAGGTTGGATGTCGAGATGTGTGCTGATCCTGCGGAGTTGGCCGGCAAGGGCGACAAGCGCATCGAGGCCGACGCCAAGGCCATCGCCTACCGGCTGGACCCGCAGGCCGCGGTGGACAGGGCGGTGCGGGCGCAGTCCGAGCGCACCGTGACCGTGCGGCCGGCCCCGGACACGATGACCTACGTGACCGCGTTGTTGCCGATGGTGCAGGGGGTGTCGGTGTATGCCGCGCTCAAGCGCGCCGCCGACACCAACTGCGATGACCGCTGCCGGGGTCAGGTGATGGCCGACACCCTGGTCGAGCGGGTCACCGGTCGGCCCGCCGAGGTCGCGGTTCCTGTCGCGGTCAACCTCGTCATGACCGATGAGACGCTGCTCGGTGGCGCCACGACACCGGCGCACATTCCCGGATATGGGCCGGTGCCCGCGGCGATCGCGTGTCGGTTGGCCGGCGACGCGATCGCTGACGAGCAGTCCAAGGCCACCCTGCGTCGGCTCTATCGCCACCCGGACTCGGGGGCTCTGGTGGCGATGGAATCGCGGTCGCGGCTGTTTCCCAAGGGGTTGGCGCAGTTCATCGCCTTCCGTGATGACACCTGCCGCACACCGTATTGCGACGCCCGGATCCGGCATACCGATCACGCCACCCCCCATGCGCGCGGCGGGCCCACCGCCGCGGCCAATGGTTTGGGCGAGTGTGAGGCCTGCAATTACGCCAAGGAAGCACCGGGCTGGCGCGTGCACACCTTCGACGACGACGGGCAGCGGCATAAGGCCGAGTACCTCACCCCGACCGGCGCGCGCCACCAATCACAGGCACCGCCACTGCTCAACGACGTCGTAATGTTCAAACCCAGTGCGGTCGAAGCACTGTTGACCAACCACCTCGCCGGATTGGCAGCCGCCTGA
- a CDS encoding methyltransferase family protein: MKIVLQLLASTIGGILFMGVLLFLPAGTFDYWQAWVFIAVFIVGTMLPTVYLAVKLPDALQRRMKSGPWSETRLAQRLIMIGLILTVIAVGVVSALDHRFGWSTVPTAVVVIGNVLVLCGLGLAELVVIQNNYAAATITVEKDQPVVSTGLYGVVRHPMYVGAMIMMVGMPLALGSYWGLLTMIPGVLVYVARITDEEKALRQELDGYQEYTEKVHYRLVPGVW; the protein is encoded by the coding sequence GTGAAAATCGTCCTTCAACTACTGGCCTCCACGATCGGCGGCATCCTCTTCATGGGTGTGCTGCTGTTCCTTCCGGCGGGCACGTTCGACTACTGGCAGGCCTGGGTCTTCATCGCCGTGTTCATCGTCGGCACTATGCTGCCGACCGTCTATCTGGCGGTGAAGCTCCCCGACGCTCTGCAGCGGCGCATGAAGTCAGGACCGTGGTCCGAAACCCGTCTGGCGCAACGGCTCATCATGATCGGCCTGATACTGACCGTCATCGCCGTCGGAGTGGTCAGCGCCCTTGACCACAGGTTCGGCTGGTCGACGGTGCCGACGGCGGTGGTCGTAATCGGCAATGTACTGGTTCTCTGCGGACTGGGGCTGGCAGAGCTCGTCGTCATTCAGAACAATTATGCGGCGGCGACCATCACAGTCGAGAAGGACCAGCCGGTCGTCTCCACCGGGCTGTATGGCGTTGTGCGACATCCGATGTACGTCGGCGCCATGATCATGATGGTGGGAATGCCGCTCGCCCTCGGCTCGTACTGGGGACTACTCACCATGATCCCCGGTGTGCTGGTCTACGTCGCCCGCATCACAGATGAAGAAAAGGCGCTACGCCAGGAACTCGACGGGTACCAGGAGTACACCGAGAAGGTGCATTACCGCCTGGTACCCGGCGTCTGGTGA
- a CDS encoding TetR/AcrR family transcriptional regulator gives MRSASEDRTAIARIRDAAIEQWGRHGFNVGLRSVAEAAGVSAALVIHHFGSKDGLRKACDDHIAEVVRESKTESMRTADPANWLAQVAEIEDYAPMMAYLVRSMQSGTDLAKSFWQRMIDNAEQYIEEGVAKGILKPSRDPKARARYLSMINGGGFLLYLQMHENPTDLRAVLRDYGEDMMLPALEMFTNGLMTDSTMYDAFLAQREKGIPFTSHEGGPDDSTVGTAG, from the coding sequence ATGCGTTCAGCCTCGGAGGATCGCACGGCCATTGCCCGGATTCGCGATGCCGCCATCGAGCAGTGGGGCCGGCATGGTTTCAACGTCGGGCTGCGCAGCGTCGCCGAGGCAGCGGGTGTCTCCGCTGCCCTGGTGATCCACCACTTCGGCTCCAAGGACGGGCTGCGCAAGGCCTGCGACGACCACATCGCCGAGGTGGTGCGGGAGTCCAAGACAGAGTCGATGCGGACCGCCGACCCGGCCAACTGGCTTGCTCAGGTCGCCGAAATCGAGGATTACGCGCCGATGATGGCGTATCTGGTGCGCAGCATGCAGTCGGGCACCGACCTTGCAAAGTCGTTCTGGCAGCGCATGATCGACAACGCCGAGCAGTACATCGAGGAGGGCGTCGCGAAGGGCATCCTCAAGCCGAGCCGCGACCCCAAGGCCAGGGCCAGGTATCTCAGCATGATCAATGGCGGCGGCTTCCTGCTCTATCTGCAGATGCATGAGAACCCCACCGATCTGCGGGCGGTGCTGCGTGATTACGGCGAGGACATGATGCTGCCCGCACTCGAAATGTTCACCAACGGTCTGATGACCGACTCGACGATGTACGACGCGTTTCTCGCTCAGCGTGAAAAAGGTATTCCGTTCACATCTCATGAAGGAGGTCCCGATGACAGCACCGTCGGTACAGCGGGCTGA
- a CDS encoding ABC transporter ATP-binding protein: MTAPSVQRADAGSHLAVEIAGLSKTFGRTKALDGLDLTVARGHITGFLGPNGAGKSTTIRVLLGLLRADGGTVRLLGGDPWRDAVDLHRRIAYVPGDVTLWPNLTGLQAIDFLASLRSNGVDTRRRDQLIERFELDPHKKARTYSKGNRQKVAIVAAFSTNAELYILDEPTSGLDPLMEKAFQHCVEEVAGSGAAVLLSSHILAEVEKLCDNVTIIRAGTTVRSGSLDELRHLMRTTVTVRTRTDGAALQHNPIVYDFAIADGHYTFSVDRNELDRAMDQLTDLGILDLTVTPASLEDMFLREYQGAVR; encoded by the coding sequence ATGACAGCACCGTCGGTACAGCGGGCTGACGCGGGCTCGCACTTGGCAGTCGAGATCGCCGGACTGTCAAAGACGTTCGGTCGCACCAAGGCCCTCGACGGGCTCGACCTGACCGTGGCGCGGGGTCATATCACCGGCTTCCTCGGACCCAACGGCGCGGGCAAGTCCACCACCATCCGCGTGCTACTGGGCCTGTTGCGGGCCGACGGCGGTACGGTGCGGCTGCTCGGCGGCGATCCATGGCGAGACGCCGTCGACCTACACCGTCGAATCGCCTACGTCCCCGGGGATGTGACGTTGTGGCCCAACCTGACCGGCCTGCAGGCCATCGACTTCCTGGCGAGTCTGCGCAGCAACGGGGTCGACACCCGTCGGCGGGACCAGCTGATCGAGCGTTTCGAACTCGACCCACACAAGAAGGCGCGCACCTACTCCAAGGGCAATCGACAGAAGGTCGCGATCGTCGCGGCGTTCTCCACCAACGCCGAGCTTTACATTCTCGATGAGCCCACGTCAGGACTGGACCCGTTGATGGAGAAGGCATTTCAGCATTGCGTTGAGGAGGTCGCCGGATCGGGGGCCGCGGTGCTGCTGTCCAGCCACATTCTCGCCGAGGTCGAAAAGCTCTGCGACAATGTGACGATCATTCGCGCCGGAACAACTGTCCGTTCCGGTTCGCTCGACGAGCTGCGGCACCTGATGCGCACGACGGTGACGGTGCGCACCCGCACCGACGGCGCGGCGCTGCAGCACAACCCGATCGTGTACGACTTCGCGATCGCCGACGGCCACTACACGTTCTCCGTCGATCGCAACGAACTCGATCGGGCGATGGACCAACTCACCGATCTCGGCATCCTGGACCTCACGGTCACACCGGCGTCCTTGGAAGACATGTTCCTGCGCGAGTACCAAGGAGCGGTGCGATGA
- a CDS encoding O-methyltransferase gives MAGIDDVIGGKAPQSRAESIVNHAEQSISEDAIVAAARERAVELGAGAVTPAVGALLCVFAKMTGAKAVVEVGTGAGVSGLWLLSGMREDGVLTTIDVEPEHQRLAKQAFTEAGVGPGRSRLISGRAQEVLTRLADESYDLVFIDADPADQPQFVVEGVRLLRSGGAIVVHRAALGGRAGDASANDAEVSAVREAARLIAEDERLTPVLIPLGDGLLAAARD, from the coding sequence ATGGCAGGCATCGACGACGTCATCGGGGGCAAGGCACCCCAGAGCCGTGCCGAGTCGATTGTCAATCACGCCGAACAGTCGATCTCCGAGGACGCCATCGTCGCGGCGGCCCGGGAGCGCGCCGTCGAGCTGGGCGCAGGCGCGGTGACCCCCGCGGTCGGCGCGCTGCTGTGCGTCTTCGCCAAGATGACCGGAGCCAAGGCGGTCGTGGAGGTCGGCACCGGCGCCGGGGTGAGCGGCCTGTGGTTGCTGTCGGGCATGCGCGAGGACGGTGTGCTCACCACGATCGACGTCGAGCCCGAACACCAGCGCCTGGCCAAGCAAGCGTTCACCGAAGCGGGTGTAGGTCCCGGCCGGAGCAGGCTGATCAGCGGTAGGGCGCAGGAAGTGCTCACCCGACTCGCCGACGAGTCCTACGACCTGGTGTTCATCGACGCCGACCCGGCCGACCAGCCGCAGTTCGTCGTCGAGGGGGTGCGGTTGCTGCGCTCCGGTGGAGCCATCGTGGTGCACCGAGCCGCGCTCGGCGGCCGGGCCGGTGACGCCAGCGCCAACGACGCCGAGGTGTCCGCGGTACGCGAGGCCGCGCGGCTGATCGCCGAAGACGAGCGACTCACGCCGGTGCTGATCCCCCTGGGCGACGGCCTCCTCGCCGCCGCCCGCGACTGA
- the sigE gene encoding RNA polymerase sigma factor SigE produces the protein MEDGGRLHAGNKRKEFHVSANIEPLIHDHGCDQEDPTTITKTAPASMAHLEQYTDGEWVEPSDELTGTAVFDATGDHTTMPSWDELVRQHADRVYRLAYRLSGNQHDAEDLTQETFIRVFRSVQNYQPGTFEGWLHRITTNLFLDMVRRRGRIRMEALPEDYDRVPADEPNPEQIYHDSRLGPDLQAALDSLPPEFRAAVVLCDVEGLSYEEIGATLGVKLGTVRSRIHRGRQALRDYLARHGDSESAGDSASYRDTAKSA, from the coding sequence ATGGAAGACGGCGGACGCTTGCACGCAGGGAATAAACGCAAGGAGTTTCACGTTTCCGCGAACATTGAGCCGCTGATACATGATCACGGCTGTGACCAGGAGGATCCGACGACCATCACCAAGACCGCCCCAGCATCGATGGCTCATCTCGAGCAGTACACCGACGGGGAATGGGTTGAGCCTTCCGACGAACTGACCGGGACTGCCGTCTTCGACGCGACGGGTGACCACACCACGATGCCGTCCTGGGACGAACTGGTCCGTCAGCACGCCGACCGCGTCTACCGGCTGGCCTACCGCCTGTCCGGCAACCAGCACGACGCCGAGGACCTCACGCAGGAGACGTTCATCCGCGTGTTCCGGTCGGTCCAGAACTATCAGCCGGGCACCTTCGAGGGCTGGCTGCACCGCATCACTACCAACCTGTTCCTCGACATGGTCCGCAGGCGCGGCCGCATTCGCATGGAGGCGCTGCCCGAGGACTACGACCGGGTGCCCGCCGACGAGCCGAATCCTGAGCAGATCTACCACGACTCGCGATTGGGTCCTGACCTGCAGGCCGCGCTCGACTCGTTACCGCCCGAATTCCGAGCCGCGGTCGTCCTGTGTGACGTCGAAGGACTGTCCTACGAAGAGATCGGCGCCACTCTCGGGGTCAAGCTCGGCACCGTCCGCAGCCGCATCCACCGCGGCAGGCAGGCGCTGCGCGACTACCTGGCGCGCCACGGCGACAGCGAATCGGCCGGCGATTCGGCCTCCTACCGGGACACGGCCAAGTCAGCCTGA
- the htrA gene encoding serine protease HtrA, producing the protein MSNLDETGRERLEPRPVLRPPVDPASQRAFGRPTGVDGSFQGLDKYRDQGAFTPRDAPADPVLAEAFGRPYAGGDSLQRHPADAGALEAERIGQGADEPDDPWRDPNAAAALGTPAMNQPPRAPSDVNTGKLGVRDVLFGGRVSYVALAVLGIVALVIGFAGGWVGRTTAEVVQAFTTSKVTLETSDADPPPEGRFAKVAAAVADSVVTIEAKSDEEGAQGSGVVVDGRGYIVTNNHVISEAAVNASKYKMTVVFNDGKEVPANLVGRDPKTDLAVIKVDNVDNLTVARLGDSDKLYVGEEVIAAGAPLGLRSTVTQGIISALHRPVPLSGDGSDTDTVIDGVQTDASINHGNSGGPLINMNGDVIGINTAGKSLSDSASGLGFAIPVNEVKSVIESLIRDGKIAHPTLGLTARSVSNDLASGAQVANVKAGSPAEKAGILENDVVVKVGDRTVADADEFVVAVRQLKIGQDAPIEVMRDGRPVVLTVNPGPDNST; encoded by the coding sequence GTGAGCAATCTGGACGAGACCGGTCGCGAACGTCTCGAGCCCCGGCCAGTGTTGCGGCCGCCTGTCGATCCCGCGTCCCAGCGGGCCTTCGGCAGGCCAACCGGCGTCGACGGATCCTTCCAGGGCCTGGACAAGTACCGCGATCAAGGCGCCTTCACGCCACGGGACGCGCCTGCTGATCCCGTGCTCGCCGAGGCCTTCGGTCGGCCCTACGCAGGCGGCGATTCTCTGCAACGCCACCCCGCGGACGCTGGTGCTTTGGAGGCCGAACGCATCGGGCAGGGTGCTGACGAACCCGACGATCCGTGGCGCGACCCAAACGCCGCTGCGGCGCTGGGCACCCCGGCGATGAACCAGCCTCCGCGTGCACCCTCCGACGTCAACACAGGCAAGCTCGGAGTGCGCGATGTCCTCTTCGGCGGCAGGGTGTCCTATGTCGCGCTGGCCGTTCTCGGCATCGTCGCGCTCGTCATCGGCTTCGCCGGCGGGTGGGTTGGCCGCACCACCGCCGAGGTGGTCCAGGCGTTCACCACGTCCAAAGTCACTCTCGAGACCAGCGACGCCGACCCGCCACCCGAGGGTCGTTTCGCCAAAGTCGCAGCGGCAGTGGCTGATTCGGTAGTCACCATCGAGGCCAAGAGCGACGAAGAGGGCGCGCAGGGGTCCGGCGTCGTCGTCGACGGCCGTGGTTACATCGTCACCAACAACCACGTGATCTCCGAGGCCGCTGTCAACGCCAGCAAGTACAAGATGACCGTGGTCTTCAACGACGGCAAGGAAGTTCCGGCCAACCTGGTCGGCCGCGACCCCAAGACCGACCTCGCCGTGATCAAGGTCGACAACGTCGACAATCTGACGGTCGCGAGGTTGGGCGATTCCGACAAGCTCTATGTCGGCGAAGAGGTGATCGCCGCGGGCGCCCCACTGGGTCTGCGCAGCACCGTCACCCAGGGCATCATCAGCGCGCTGCACCGGCCGGTGCCGCTGTCGGGTGATGGATCGGACACCGACACGGTCATCGACGGCGTGCAGACCGACGCCTCGATCAACCACGGCAACTCCGGTGGCCCGCTGATCAACATGAACGGCGACGTCATCGGCATCAACACCGCGGGTAAGTCGTTGTCCGACAGCGCGAGCGGCCTTGGCTTCGCGATTCCGGTCAACGAGGTCAAGTCGGTCATCGAATCGTTGATCCGCGACGGCAAGATCGCGCACCCGACGCTGGGCCTCACCGCCCGCTCGGTCAGCAACGACCTCGCGTCCGGCGCTCAGGTGGCCAATGTGAAGGCGGGCAGCCCGGCGGAGAAGGCGGGCATCCTGGAGAACGACGTCGTCGTCAAGGTGGGCGACCGAACCGTCGCCGACGCAGACGAATTCGTCGTCGCCGTGCGCCAGCTCAAGATCGGGCAAGATGCGCCCATCGAGGTCATGCGCGACGGTCGGCCCGTCGTGTTGACCGTCAACCCCGGCCCCGACAACAGCACCTAG
- the tatB gene encoding Sec-independent protein translocase protein TatB: MFANIGWGEMLVLVIAGLVILGPERLPGAIRWTSSTLRQMRDYISGATSQLRDDLGPEFDDLREPLSQLNKLRGMTPRAALTKHLLDGDDSIFTGKFDDPATSTEKPVNGGGPTPAPQAPPETPPAKTPYDSDAT, from the coding sequence ATGTTCGCGAACATCGGCTGGGGCGAGATGCTGGTCCTGGTGATCGCCGGTCTGGTGATTCTGGGGCCGGAACGGCTGCCTGGCGCGATCAGGTGGACGTCGAGCACGCTTCGGCAGATGCGTGACTACATCAGCGGCGCGACCAGCCAGCTTCGCGACGACCTGGGCCCTGAGTTCGACGATCTCCGCGAGCCGTTGAGTCAGCTGAACAAGCTGCGGGGGATGACGCCGCGGGCCGCGCTGACGAAACATCTGCTCGACGGCGACGACTCCATCTTCACGGGAAAGTTCGACGACCCGGCAACCAGCACGGAGAAGCCCGTCAATGGTGGCGGGCCGACACCCGCGCCACAGGCACCACCTGAGACGCCGCCCGCGAAAACCCCCTACGACAGCGACGCGACTTAA